The following are encoded in a window of Ignavibacteriales bacterium genomic DNA:
- a CDS encoding S41 family peptidase: MNRTRLSSRNKTHSAVFILVPLLALTFFGFVSEGGDAEYYLKIYRGIDTYSKVYKEITINYVDSLDPEEFMRAGIDGMLRTLDPYTVYIGEKENDEIDLITNGKYGGVGVTIGLRDGYVTVINLLEGFSAAKQGVEVGDRIIEVEGKPTKGISLEAIRQFVRGAPGTELKMKIEREGEKKPIDFVLMREEISVHNIAYAGYVVDGIGYVRLERFSRTAGEDLRNTIKDLRAKGELKGIVLDLRDNPGGLLESAVEVVSKFVPESSLVVTTHGRKSDSERRYYSSETQMLKDIPTAVLVNRFSASASEIVGGAIQDLDRGVLVGTRTFGKGLVQTISRLSENASLKITTARYYTPSGRCIQEVDYWHRDGDGNVTTKPDSLRREFRTAHNRRVWESGGILPDTIVSDTVRNMYLEELNRKSMFFKYANHFAAEKKAIPDTFEVTDAMIEDFEVFIKDKGFEYQDEGEMKLKELRTLATNARYDQSFLDGISKLEKELKSGKGEQIHRYQEDIRDALKTEILARMKGDKARFESMFATDKQLQTAINILKNKKTYDKLLGLKGR; encoded by the coding sequence ATGAATCGAACACGATTAAGTTCACGGAACAAAACGCATAGTGCGGTTTTTATTCTTGTTCCTCTTTTGGCGCTGACATTTTTCGGATTCGTCTCAGAAGGCGGCGATGCCGAGTACTATTTGAAAATTTACCGCGGTATTGACACGTACAGCAAAGTGTACAAAGAAATTACTATCAATTATGTTGATTCTCTCGATCCGGAAGAATTCATGCGCGCCGGCATCGACGGAATGCTGAGAACCCTGGATCCATACACAGTGTACATTGGTGAGAAAGAGAACGATGAAATCGATCTCATTACGAATGGTAAATACGGCGGCGTTGGTGTTACCATCGGTCTGCGTGATGGTTATGTGACAGTGATAAATTTACTCGAAGGATTCTCTGCCGCAAAGCAAGGGGTTGAAGTTGGCGATAGAATTATTGAAGTGGAAGGAAAACCAACAAAAGGGATTTCGCTGGAAGCTATTCGCCAGTTTGTACGCGGCGCTCCTGGAACAGAATTGAAAATGAAGATAGAACGAGAAGGCGAAAAGAAACCCATTGACTTTGTATTGATGCGTGAAGAAATTTCCGTGCACAATATTGCTTATGCAGGATATGTTGTGGATGGCATCGGTTATGTTCGGCTCGAAAGATTTTCACGGACAGCAGGAGAAGATTTACGCAACACTATCAAGGATTTGCGGGCAAAGGGAGAATTAAAGGGAATTGTGCTTGATCTTCGCGACAATCCTGGTGGATTACTCGAAAGCGCTGTTGAAGTGGTTTCTAAGTTCGTTCCTGAAAGCAGTCTTGTAGTTACTACGCACGGACGTAAAAGCGATTCAGAACGGAGATATTACTCTTCAGAGACACAGATGCTGAAGGATATTCCGACGGCAGTGCTGGTGAATCGGTTTAGTGCCAGCGCAAGCGAAATTGTCGGAGGTGCCATTCAGGACCTCGACCGAGGTGTTTTGGTAGGTACACGCACGTTTGGAAAAGGATTGGTGCAGACAATCTCCCGGTTATCAGAAAATGCATCACTCAAGATCACAACCGCACGTTACTATACACCGAGCGGGAGGTGCATCCAGGAAGTTGATTATTGGCATCGTGATGGTGACGGCAATGTAACAACCAAGCCCGACAGTCTGAGACGTGAATTCCGCACGGCGCATAACAGGCGCGTGTGGGAGAGCGGAGGTATTCTGCCGGATACAATTGTATCGGATACTGTGCGCAACATGTATCTTGAAGAACTCAATCGTAAGTCTATGTTCTTTAAGTATGCCAATCATTTTGCTGCGGAGAAGAAAGCGATTCCAGACACTTTTGAAGTCACCGATGCAATGATTGAAGACTTTGAAGTGTTCATTAAAGATAAAGGATTCGAGTATCAAGATGAAGGAGAAATGAAACTAAAAGAGCTGCGTACCCTTGCAACGAATGCACGGTACGATCAATCCTTTTTGGACGGTATCAGCAAATTGGAGAAAGAGTTGAAATCTGGAAAAGGTGAGCAGATTCATCGTTATCAAGAGGATATCCGCGATGCGCTCAAAACAGAAATCCTTGCACGGATGAAAGGCGATAAAGCCCGATTTGAATCAATGTTTGCCACCGATAAGCAATTGCAGACCGCAATCAATATTCTCAAGAACAAAAAGACGTACGATAAATTATTAGGATTGAAAGGGAGGTGA
- the tmk gene encoding dTMP kinase — MLITFEGLDYSGKSTQVQLLADRLTVQDHRVLVLREPGGTDIGEKIRKMLLDKNNDGMTEASELFLFSASRSQLIQEVVRPALEAGMVVICDRYYDSTTAYQGFGRGIPLEVIHAINRYATGGLAPDVTFFLDIPIREIEKRMHSAKTNKDRMESNNIEFYERARNGFLQIAKTESRYCVINGLQPIDDLHELIWQHVTKALTTQK; from the coding sequence ATGCTCATCACGTTTGAAGGTCTCGATTATTCAGGCAAGTCAACGCAAGTACAACTGCTTGCCGATCGTCTCACAGTGCAGGATCATCGTGTGCTCGTTCTACGCGAGCCGGGCGGCACAGACATAGGCGAAAAAATTCGCAAGATGCTGCTCGATAAAAACAACGATGGTATGACGGAAGCAAGTGAGTTATTTCTCTTCTCTGCAAGCCGCTCACAGTTGATTCAAGAGGTTGTGCGTCCGGCGCTTGAGGCCGGTATGGTGGTCATTTGCGACCGCTATTATGATTCCACGACTGCATATCAAGGCTTTGGCAGAGGCATTCCACTCGAAGTGATCCATGCAATTAACCGATATGCCACTGGCGGATTAGCGCCCGATGTGACGTTCTTTCTTGATATCCCCATACGGGAAATTGAAAAACGCATGCATTCAGCAAAAACAAATAAGGATCGGATGGAATCGAACAACATTGAATTTTACGAACGCGCCAGAAACGGATTCCTTCAAATTGCAAAGACGGAATCCCGGTACTGCGTCATAAATGGATTACAGCCCATCGATGATCTGCATGAACTTATCTGGCAGCATGTGACAAAAGCACTCACCACACAGAAATGA